A genomic segment from Bradyrhizobium sp. CB1015 encodes:
- a CDS encoding ring-cleaving dioxygenase — protein sequence MSGLHHVTAIAGDPIRNFGFYTRDLGLRFVKKTVNFDDPGTYHFYYGDETGRPGTILTFFPWAGVSAGRRGVGETHQTAFRVPQRSLGYWTQRFTEKGIAYEALEKRFGESVLPFTDPDGMALALVGVSGAENEPGWSNGEVPAEHAIRGFHGVTLLLDSAAKTAAVLTDVFGFKETGREGSVIRFKAPGDAEGSVVDIYEAKGFLRGHQGGGSVHHIAFRAADDAEQGKMAERLVSNHGLHPTEQRDRNYFRSIYFREPGGVLFEIATDVPGFAVDEPVASLGRDLKLPAFLEPHREQIEGVLPSLEETAS from the coding sequence ATGTCTGGACTGCACCATGTCACCGCGATTGCCGGCGATCCCATCCGCAATTTCGGCTTCTACACGCGGGATCTCGGCCTGCGCTTCGTCAAGAAGACGGTCAATTTCGACGATCCCGGCACCTACCACTTCTATTATGGCGACGAGACCGGCCGCCCCGGCACCATCCTGACCTTCTTTCCGTGGGCAGGCGTGTCGGCCGGGCGCCGCGGTGTCGGCGAGACCCATCAGACCGCCTTCCGCGTGCCGCAGCGCTCGCTCGGCTACTGGACCCAGCGCTTCACCGAGAAGGGCATCGCGTATGAGGCGCTGGAGAAGCGTTTTGGCGAGTCCGTGCTGCCGTTCACCGATCCCGATGGCATGGCGCTCGCGCTGGTCGGGGTATCAGGTGCCGAGAACGAGCCGGGCTGGAGCAATGGCGAGGTGCCGGCCGAGCACGCGATCCGCGGCTTCCACGGCGTGACCCTGCTGCTCGACAGCGCGGCGAAGACGGCGGCCGTCCTCACCGACGTGTTCGGCTTCAAGGAGACAGGACGCGAGGGCTCGGTGATCCGCTTCAAGGCACCGGGCGATGCCGAAGGCAGCGTCGTCGACATCTACGAAGCCAAGGGCTTTCTGCGCGGTCACCAGGGCGGCGGCTCGGTGCACCACATCGCCTTCCGTGCGGCCGACGATGCCGAGCAGGGCAAGATGGCCGAGAGGCTCGTGAGCAATCACGGCCTGCACCCGACCGAGCAGCGCGACCGCAATTACTTCCGCTCGATCTACTTCCGTGAGCCCGGCGGCGTGCTGTTCGAGATCGCGACCGATGTCCCCGGCTTCGCCGTCGACGAGCCCGTGGCGAGCCTCGGCCGTGACCTGAAACTGCCTGCCTTCCTCGAACCGCACCGCGAGCAGATCGAGGGCGTTCTGCCTAGCCTGGAAGAGACCGCGTCATGA
- a CDS encoding alpha/beta hydrolase: MTETAFIHRFEPATRAGSPPLLLLHGTGGDENDLLGLGKAISPGSALLSPRGSVLEHGMPRFFRRLAEGVFDEEDVRRRARELGEFVAEARQRYSLAAPIAVGFSNGANIAAALLLLQPEALAGAILLRAMVPLSDPPKAALGGKPVLLLSGQADPIVPASNSARLAALLSQAGASVTHKVLPAGHQLSQADVTLARDWISKADAKAA, translated from the coding sequence ATGACCGAGACTGCATTCATCCATCGTTTCGAGCCCGCGACCCGCGCGGGCTCTCCCCCGCTGCTGCTGTTGCACGGCACCGGCGGCGACGAAAACGACCTGCTCGGCCTCGGCAAGGCGATCTCGCCCGGCTCTGCCCTGCTCTCGCCGCGCGGCAGCGTGCTCGAGCACGGCATGCCGCGCTTCTTCCGCCGCCTCGCCGAGGGCGTGTTCGACGAGGAGGACGTACGCCGCCGCGCGCGCGAGCTCGGCGAGTTCGTCGCGGAGGCGCGGCAACGCTACAGCCTCGCCGCGCCGATCGCAGTCGGGTTCTCCAACGGCGCCAACATCGCCGCCGCGCTGTTGCTGCTGCAGCCGGAGGCGCTTGCCGGCGCGATCCTGCTGCGCGCGATGGTGCCGTTGTCGGATCCGCCCAAGGCTGCGCTCGGCGGCAAGCCGGTGCTGCTGTTGTCCGGCCAGGCCGACCCAATCGTGCCGGCGAGCAATTCGGCACGGCTCGCCGCGCTGCTGTCGCAAGCAGGTGCGAGCGTCACCCACAAGGTCCTGCCGGCGGGCCATCAATTGTCACAAGCTGACGTGACGCTCGCCCGCGACTGGATCAGCAAGGCCGACGCCAAGGCCGCATGA
- a CDS encoding magnesium transporter CorA family protein — protein MLRLYRWPSDDWHGIGAEMPSEIIWADLLNGTDEEKQFVERLLGIRIPSEDSLSEIEASSRLIFDRGTLYLSSPAVRVTEANEAEITPVGFVIGPHVLVTVRFAELPIFDDIGKRVGSDESLENGMCVFVSLLEAMIDRGADVLEHLGSKVDQLSRGVFKGGLVRSQRPVRSSRRMREALENVGELADRLAKARDVLLGVGRIAAFAGDVGSEWITASSKKRLEAVSKDVVSLSDYETRLSDKIQLLLDAVLGFINIQQNELFKILTIVSVVGVPPTIMVGIWGMNFKHMPELDWSFGYPLAWLAVIASGVLPLIWFKRRGWFE, from the coding sequence TTGCTTAGACTTTACAGGTGGCCGTCCGACGACTGGCACGGCATCGGCGCGGAAATGCCCTCGGAGATCATCTGGGCCGATCTCCTGAACGGCACCGACGAGGAAAAGCAGTTCGTCGAGCGGTTGCTCGGCATCCGCATTCCCTCGGAAGACTCGCTCAGCGAGATCGAGGCGTCGAGCCGCCTGATCTTCGACCGCGGCACGCTCTATCTCAGCTCGCCGGCGGTGCGGGTCACCGAGGCCAACGAGGCCGAGATCACGCCGGTGGGCTTCGTCATCGGTCCGCACGTGCTGGTCACGGTACGCTTTGCAGAGCTGCCGATCTTCGACGACATCGGCAAGCGCGTCGGCTCCGACGAGAGCCTGGAGAACGGCATGTGCGTGTTCGTCAGCCTGCTCGAGGCCATGATCGACCGCGGTGCCGATGTCCTGGAGCATCTCGGCAGCAAGGTCGATCAGCTTTCGCGCGGTGTCTTCAAGGGCGGGCTGGTGCGCAGCCAGCGCCCGGTGCGCTCCAGCCGCAGGATGCGCGAGGCCCTGGAGAATGTCGGCGAGCTGGCCGACCGGCTCGCCAAGGCGCGCGATGTCCTGCTAGGGGTGGGCCGCATCGCCGCATTTGCCGGCGACGTCGGCAGCGAATGGATCACGGCGTCGTCGAAGAAGCGCCTCGAGGCCGTGTCCAAGGACGTCGTCTCGCTCAGCGATTACGAGACGCGACTATCGGACAAGATCCAGCTGCTGCTCGATGCCGTGCTCGGCTTCATCAACATCCAACAGAACGAGCTGTTCAAGATCCTGACGATCGTGTCGGTCGTCGGGGTGCCGCCGACGATCATGGTCGGCATTTGGGGCATGAACTTCAAGCACATGCCCGAATTGGACTGGAGCTTCGGTTATCCGCTGGCGTGGCTCGCGGTCATCGCCAGCGGCGTGCTGCCACTGATCTGGTTCAAGCGGCGCGGCTGGTTCGAGTGA